The Crocosphaera subtropica ATCC 51142 genome includes a window with the following:
- a CDS encoding peptidase domain-containing ABC transporter, producing the protein MNANNNTLNRQEPCQKILHTLETISPTKDLGLDLAKTFEIVECEFGDEITTFPRRAEKNGHNQDMDQDVYVVCQGQVRLVSFQTNKQRNVSIQLLQEGDIFGGDGLGNRISWAYGAIAVGSDPVQVAKISSPQLQPYLEKLPELETHLATIAQQRQTLIFFKLFTNLGTLPGRRLQHLLPYIQNQRIRAGENLASWGKKQPSRLWLCQGVIKNVDLERGHSFGYPETIPSDWVAQTDLEVYQILQQDWDAVRAIAPSLPSSPDSSSHLSPTVSPKSHPPLPPPSASVHPEPLPLPVPPNPESSTVEFPKPLKKPRGLWQNYPFIEQQSAADCGATCLAMISQYWGKRLNLNFLRDLAGVGRSGASLKNLAKAAEKLGYQARPVRASLNRLMEEKNPWIAHWQGDHYVVVYRVKGDRLLIADPAQGKRFIPRQEFITGWTGYGLLLDPTEQLNEVPTEKRSLGRFLKLLLPYRSLGIQIIFASLLIQIFGLVTPLFTQIILDKVVVNKSLTTLNVFALGVLLFGIWSVLLSGVRQYLLSYLSNRLDLTMIGGFINHALLLPLKFFESRHVGDIITRVNENQKIQRFLLNQVVLAWLDFLMGFVYLGLMLYYNWQLTLLIVALIPPIMLLTLGATPLLRKVSRDVFNRSAEQNSALVETITGVATVKATATEKELRWRWEERLTNYLNARFRSQKLGINLQAGSGLINSLGSTALLWYGATLVIQDQLTIGQFVAFNMMIGKVINPVLSLANLWDELQEVLISVERLNDIFDSQPEEIPGQPRLQLPPLKGHIKFDHVTFRYNADEERNTLENISFEVQPGDTIAIVGRSGSGKTTLVKLLQGLYPPDSGTIYIDEHDLNHISPQSLRSQLGVVPQECFLFSGTIFENITLYRPEFTLEQVVKAAQLAEAHAFIQSMPLGYNTKVGERGMNLSGGQRQRIAIARALLGKPPILILDEATSSLDTESERRFQANLSRLSHDRTTFIIAHRLSTVRNADCILVLDKGILVEQGTHEVLIAEPGIYAHLAEQQLNL; encoded by the coding sequence ATGAATGCTAATAACAATACCCTCAATAGGCAAGAACCTTGCCAGAAAATATTACACACCCTCGAAACAATTTCCCCAACTAAAGACTTAGGGTTGGACTTAGCTAAAACCTTTGAAATTGTAGAATGTGAATTTGGAGATGAAATTACTACATTTCCTAGGAGGGCTGAAAAGAATGGACACAATCAAGACATGGATCAAGATGTTTATGTTGTCTGTCAAGGTCAAGTTAGGTTAGTCAGTTTTCAGACCAATAAACAGAGAAATGTCTCAATTCAGTTACTCCAAGAAGGGGACATTTTTGGGGGAGATGGGTTAGGAAATCGAATCAGTTGGGCTTATGGTGCGATCGCAGTGGGTTCAGACCCTGTGCAGGTGGCGAAAATTTCATCCCCTCAACTACAACCTTATTTAGAAAAGTTACCAGAACTTGAAACCCATCTGGCTACCATTGCCCAACAAAGACAAACCTTAATCTTTTTTAAGCTCTTTACGAACCTGGGAACCCTACCCGGTCGAAGACTCCAACACCTATTACCTTATATCCAAAATCAACGAATTCGAGCCGGAGAAAATCTGGCATCCTGGGGGAAAAAACAACCCAGTCGTTTGTGGTTGTGTCAAGGAGTCATTAAAAATGTCGACCTAGAAAGAGGTCATTCGTTTGGTTATCCTGAAACCATTCCTTCGGACTGGGTGGCTCAAACCGATCTCGAAGTCTATCAAATTCTCCAACAGGACTGGGATGCTGTTAGGGCGATCGCCCCTAGCTTACCCTCATCACCAGATAGTTCCTCCCATCTCTCCCCAACCGTTTCCCCAAAAAGTCATCCACCCCTTCCCCCGCCTAGTGCCTCTGTTCACCCTGAGCCACTTCCTCTCCCTGTCCCCCCTAACCCAGAATCATCAACGGTTGAATTTCCCAAACCCTTAAAAAAGCCCAGAGGATTATGGCAAAATTATCCCTTTATTGAACAACAGAGTGCGGCCGACTGCGGTGCTACTTGTTTAGCCATGATTAGTCAATATTGGGGAAAAAGGCTCAATCTCAACTTTTTGCGAGACTTAGCAGGGGTTGGGCGTTCCGGGGCCTCTTTAAAAAACTTGGCCAAGGCCGCTGAAAAATTAGGTTATCAAGCCAGGCCTGTACGAGCCAGTTTAAACCGCTTAATGGAAGAAAAAAATCCTTGGATCGCCCACTGGCAGGGGGATCACTATGTGGTGGTCTATCGTGTCAAAGGCGATCGCCTACTCATTGCTGATCCGGCCCAGGGTAAACGGTTCATTCCTCGCCAAGAATTTATCACGGGATGGACAGGCTACGGTTTATTACTCGATCCCACCGAACAGTTAAATGAAGTCCCTACAGAAAAACGTTCTTTGGGGAGATTTTTGAAATTACTGTTACCCTATCGATCCCTAGGCATACAAATTATTTTCGCCTCTTTGCTTATTCAAATTTTTGGCTTAGTCACCCCTCTATTTACCCAAATTATCTTAGATAAGGTGGTGGTTAACAAAAGTCTGACCACCTTAAATGTGTTTGCCCTGGGGGTTCTTTTATTCGGGATCTGGAGTGTTTTATTATCGGGGGTTCGACAGTACCTACTGAGTTATTTGTCTAACCGTCTCGATCTGACCATGATTGGCGGTTTTATTAATCATGCCTTGTTGCTTCCCCTGAAATTTTTTGAATCTCGTCATGTGGGGGACATTATTACACGGGTTAATGAAAATCAGAAAATCCAGCGATTTTTGCTGAATCAGGTGGTGTTAGCCTGGTTAGATTTTTTAATGGGATTTGTCTATTTAGGGTTGATGCTCTATTACAACTGGCAACTTACTCTATTAATTGTGGCTTTAATCCCCCCAATTATGTTATTAACCCTGGGAGCAACCCCTTTATTGCGAAAAGTGTCAAGGGATGTCTTTAATCGCTCTGCTGAACAAAATTCGGCTTTGGTGGAAACCATTACAGGAGTGGCGACGGTCAAAGCTACCGCAACGGAAAAAGAACTACGTTGGCGTTGGGAAGAACGGTTAACCAATTATCTGAATGCTCGATTTCGCAGCCAAAAACTGGGGATTAATCTACAAGCCGGCAGTGGTTTGATTAACTCCCTTGGCAGTACTGCACTCCTGTGGTATGGAGCAACCTTGGTGATCCAAGATCAACTCACCATTGGTCAATTTGTGGCCTTTAATATGATGATTGGTAAAGTGATCAACCCCGTTCTTTCTTTGGCTAATCTTTGGGATGAACTGCAAGAGGTGTTAATTTCTGTCGAACGACTCAATGATATTTTTGACAGTCAACCCGAAGAAATACCCGGTCAACCCAGATTGCAGTTACCCCCCTTGAAAGGCCATATCAAATTTGATCATGTCACCTTTCGGTATAACGCTGACGAGGAACGCAACACCTTAGAGAATATTTCCTTTGAGGTGCAACCTGGAGACACCATTGCCATTGTCGGACGCAGTGGTTCAGGGAAAACCACCTTAGTGAAGTTGCTTCAAGGACTGTATCCCCCAGACTCAGGAACCATTTACATCGATGAACACGATCTCAACCATATCTCTCCCCAATCCTTACGGAGTCAACTGGGGGTGGTTCCTCAAGAATGTTTCTTATTTTCTGGGACAATTTTCGAGAATATTACCCTATACCGTCCTGAATTTACCCTAGAACAAGTGGTGAAAGCAGCCCAACTCGCAGAAGCCCATGCTTTCATCCAGAGTATGCCGTTGGGATATAACACCAAAGTGGGAGAACGGGGAATGAATCTATCAGGGGGACAACGACAGCGCATTGCCATCGCCCGTGCGTTATTAGGCAAGCCACCGATTCTGATTTTAGATGAAGCCACCAGTTCCCTTGATACGGAGTCGGAACGCAGATTTCAAGCAAACCTTAGTCGTCTTTCCCACGACCGCACCACTTTTATTATTGCTCATCGTCTCTCCACGGTTCGCAACGCTGATTGCATCCTTGTCTTAGATAAGGGAATTTTAGTTGAACAGGGAACCCACGAAGTCTTAATAGCAGAGCCAGGCATTTATGCTCATTTAGCGGAGCAACAACTCAATCTTTAA
- a CDS encoding peptidylprolyl isomerase: MEVDTIINFLKTTLKFKEIYCQIQYQRIINQAAEKMNLTVTAEEIQIEADSQRTQRSLEKAADTYAWLDEQMINSDDWEAGIYNSILRQKLAEALFSQEVEKYFAQNKVDFEQVLLYQIIVPYEKLAWEIFYQIEEEEMSFYQAAHIYDIDEQRRYHCGHEGKLYRFNLKPDFSANIFAAQPKKVITPLKTDQGYHILMVEEFIEAELTPILYEEIMDRMFQEWLAIELNYLLHNS, from the coding sequence ATGGAAGTCGATACAATCATCAATTTCCTCAAAACAACACTGAAATTTAAAGAAATTTATTGCCAAATTCAATATCAAAGAATTATTAATCAAGCTGCTGAAAAAATGAATTTGACAGTGACAGCAGAGGAAATTCAAATAGAAGCTGATAGTCAACGCACTCAGAGATCACTAGAAAAAGCTGCTGACACCTATGCTTGGTTAGACGAGCAAATGATTAATTCTGATGATTGGGAAGCAGGTATTTATAATAGTATACTCCGCCAAAAACTAGCCGAAGCATTATTTTCTCAAGAAGTAGAAAAATATTTTGCTCAGAATAAAGTAGATTTTGAACAAGTTTTGCTTTATCAAATTATTGTCCCGTATGAAAAGTTGGCTTGGGAAATTTTTTATCAAATAGAAGAAGAAGAAATGAGTTTTTATCAAGCAGCACATATTTATGATATCGATGAACAACGTCGTTATCATTGTGGCCATGAAGGAAAACTATATCGCTTCAATCTTAAACCTGATTTTTCTGCTAATATTTTTGCAGCACAGCCCAAAAAAGTGATTACTCCGTTAAAAACAGATCAAGGCTATCATATTTTAATGGTTGAAGAATTTATTGAGGCGGAACTGACCCCAATACTTTATGAAGAAATTATGGATCGAATGTTTCAGGAATGGCTAGCCATTGAACTTAACTATCTTTTACATAATTCTTGA
- a CDS encoding HetP family heterocyst commitment protein: MSNSGYSANSKQSRTMTEEQFEKIVDAILAGKYSWACVLILQTAGYNPLHYIPYRTYNRLIKDNCLKQSHKKEKNEQRNFQKQQLSKDSCQQTTTQTSREKIKDINYLEELTNNTAKIHGGFRLQLWQF; the protein is encoded by the coding sequence ATGTCTAACTCTGGTTATAGCGCAAACAGCAAACAATCACGAACCATGACCGAAGAACAATTTGAAAAAATTGTTGATGCGATCTTAGCAGGTAAATATTCCTGGGCTTGTGTTTTAATTTTACAAACGGCAGGTTATAATCCACTGCATTATATTCCCTATCGGACTTATAATCGTTTAATTAAAGATAATTGTTTAAAACAGTCTCATAAAAAAGAAAAAAATGAGCAGAGGAATTTCCAAAAACAGCAATTATCAAAAGATTCATGTCAACAGACAACAACTCAAACATCTAGGGAAAAAATTAAAGATATCAATTACTTAGAAGAATTGACAAATAACACTGCAAAAATTCATGGAGGGTTTCGCTTACAACTGTGGCAATTTTAA